The following nucleotide sequence is from Juglans microcarpa x Juglans regia isolate MS1-56 chromosome 6D, Jm3101_v1.0, whole genome shotgun sequence.
ggaaaaactttgtgacatatTTGAGGATctatcatatcaggtataattaaatttaattattttacttatcatatttgtcattttgcttcataatattttcaatttctttgcaggagcgaagttctataaacaaaacaaatagatcaaaattgaaaattaatcatcatgcagacTCAAGATTTTTCCTTCGtctctctaagaaattggtattgctattttttttattggatatagttaattatttggatgaatcataatgattttatatcttaacacatttattgtagcaagattcagataccaattatgatctgacaaaattatatgatgcatcgcacactgatcgtaatggagagtggactcatcctgatgctcgtgaaaattatgtaaatattataacctgttttcattaaatatattaaaatatttatgacgatattaattctttatcttatatatgtcaaggataaaatggttgcacTACGTGCTGATTCTgcatcagatcaaaattcctcaacaagtgatattgatatttttacacaagtcctgggtcaacgttcaggatattcgaggggtttgggtcgctgtgtaaagccttcttcctcttcctcttcttctggaaatttatctatgacttctatagcacTAGAGAATGTGAATTCCAAAATCGAAGAATGGACTGCAAGGCAGCATGAGTTAGATGCTCAACTGGCAAAACAAGCAAATATGGAGATGCgactcaaacaacatgaagaacaacaagaagagttcagaagacagatgcaactccaaatgcagcagcttatgcaacagtacaagcctccaagcaactgattgTTTTTTGCGtacagattttgggattatctatttatgtacgaacaatgcctgTCTCacggttatttatttagttcgcacttattataaaacttttgtgagtgttaaacagtttctaatatattttttcaaatattatgaatgtctatttgggtttctattattgactttaaataaaatagttatcgtTCGAACTAACAAATACCGTTTGAACGCTAAGCGTTTGAACGGtaacataatgttcgaacacaatttattttcatcgagttcgaacgatcacataacgttcgaacgtcatttATCTCCGTAGTGTTCAAACATTACTTATACTGTTCGAATCAATATACCGTTCGATTTAAccctttaacgttcgaacgcaaaGCTACATTCATGCCGTTCAAACGAATTCatgtttgttcgaacatattttgttatcgttcaaacacgttactactgttcgaacgtaaaattgttttcgttcgaacgatattctGGGACGAACTTCAACCGTGACAAAAGAAATTCCCGTTCAAACGTGTTCaaacggtttccttcaattttgtcttaaaatatattttttgggacgaaatgatGATTTTCGTTCTAatataccttttggcacagtgttGTTGGCACGagtttgagattattttttttcgtcctaaaatattttttgagacgaaatggctatcttttggaatgaaaattttcgtcccaaaagatccTTTTTGTTGTAAtgtagatatgtatatatattagagtaCTGTGCACATGATTCTTAATTGTTTTCTAATTAGTTGTGTGCCGACCTGTTAATTATGTGTAtgcatattatattaaaatcataatatatacaaCCTATTTAAAATGAGAGCATCCAAATCATTTTTTGATCGTCTTGatgatctaaatatatatatatatatatatatatatatatatatatatatattccctcCTTCGAGGTAAGAGATAGCTAGCGCACGTACCCCATTTGGAATCCTATGTTTCTTAGCTTtaatttactaatatatatatatatatatagcatattaattaattaactaattaaaataagttgGAAGGTAACCACAAGCCACGCATGTTAACATGGAATTTACAACCTATAATATTCTTGTACGTGATTGACCTAATTTTAAATCAAGAGTAAGTAGTACTTCTGATATTTTTCCAGAGGTGCGAACGTGATGATCATTATCTATAAATAAGTGCACTTTTGGCCTTTCAATGACCGGAAGATCAGTACTGCATGGGAatctcattaaatatatatgtatttgaagCTTAAATTAGGTCGAAGATCAGGGCTCGAATTATATATAatccagaaaattaaaaaaaaaaaaaaaaagtggtccCCTATCTAACTATAAGTACTGATCCAGCTAGCTATCAACTGCATGCATTGGCAATTACATTTTAacacactacaaaaaaattatttatttgtaatcaattatttcttaaaaatgattatttcttattaaaataagtctgtttctgtcacaaataattattctcgtcgtaaataatccgtcacaatGCTCGTTTTTATTTTAGTGATATGAGAAACTTCAAATTAATTAGTCGGTTCCATTTTTTAAGGCAAAAGTTATGTAGAAAATCCGATCACATATATAAGCAGTTGCTTCTAATAAGTATTATAAATGGAttcatttaaagcatggtttttttttcccctttacaATGCTTGATCAGTACCACTATTAATGGGCAAAAATAGAACAATGTACAATATCTTAATTGACAATAGGGATCCCTTTTGTGCATGTCAATTGCATGCACAAACAAAATCTTTCTGAGGCAGATCAGTTtcaatcatctctctctctctctctctctctctaacaatCATCGTGTATtgatcatataatattttacatcgACTAACCAATGCGTACGTCATAGTGCCATTTAATCAAAAAGTTGTAAAAGAGATATTATATATCGTGTATTATTACTGATCTcttgttgctgttgttgttgtaTATTGTTTAAACATAGAAGGGATCTTTATCCCACGAATCTTTGATTCGATCTCCTCTTATAACAGATCGAAGCTAGCTAGCCCTAAATTCTTCGACaggaaaaaagttgaaaagaaaaggaaagagagatgTGATCTTGACTATCACATCCTAGTAAAATAGTGTACATGATTGAAGTAGTTATATATCAtcctaaagaaaagaaaatctaatcCCCAGTTTTTGTGGTGACTCATAATCcgctacaaaaaaattatttatttgtggctAAGTACtgagaaaatgactattttctgttaaattgagtttatttttatcgtaaatagtTATTCTTGTAGTAAATAATTCGTAGcaaatgttctttttttatatagtgaccccaaaaagaaaagtccgcgtaatattgaaaacaaaaaacagattgttccaagatttaataaaaaataaaataaaaaatatctagcTTAATTCTAGAATCTCTTTCCTCTTGATCAGCATGTTATGAATGAGAAGGCAAAATAGACCATCGATTGCTACAAAGCCTAGAAGTAAATAATTACAAGATCGAAGaccctttttttaaataaataaataaataaagcagaTCGACCTTGATCCATTTGCCATTGTTTTATGAAGCTACCAAATGTTCTCATGTGGCTTTGCAGAAACTCCTGAAAGTTCCTGAGATACTTCACATGATGATCGAGTATTGATAGGCAAATCTCTGGCTCTTAAGCTCAGAAAAGCACTAATTAAACAGCCAGTCGTGTGCAGGAGGGAGGcagaaacaaattaataatatatataattaaatagaacAACAGACAGTAATGCAGATATATATGCTTAATTGATTATTCTAGCTCATGATCTGATATATGTTGATCATGAATATATAGATTGGTCATGAGGGTTTTAACCCATGCAGTAGTACTGACGGATCGAGTAGTAATTAAGTAGTAGTACTTGTACGTTGCGCATGCAGCGCAGCAGCGTGCATCTCGGGGCACATGAACTTTGGATCGGATGGACAGCGAGGACTGTGCTCAATGTCACGAGGAAAccctatttgtttatttttatttgaaatcaaGTGGGGGCTGTTTCTTCAGAACTAGAGCTTGGAATGGGAAGAGTTTGTAACTTTTGAGAGTCCTCCAAGAAAGATCATGCACAGTGATCTTCATAACTCATGCTTGCTCTCTGTAGTActttaaaatcaatatattataataagttaataacccAAAGTACTATATATCTTCGTGTTTAATTTCATGCATTCTTTATTTAATCCTCGAATCcccgtgtgtatatatatacacacacatatacacaccTACGTCGTCGGTACTGAAGGATGAGAGCTTAGATAATAGAAAGGATAGCTTTATAAAAAAGGCTAACGGTCAAAGTTAACTGACGATGCACCGACCAAGTTGTGTAGATATATGTAGGGTATTGATCAAACGATGATCGATCACATGACCAATTATCGTAACTCATGACGTAATGTAGGGTATATTTTTAAGaacgagatatatatatatatatattatattgatcAGAATGATCAATGATTTGCATGTAAAATAGTTCTTAATTAGAGCATACTTAATTGGTAAGcctagtctctctctctctctctctctctctctctctagttgaTCCTCAACATCCAGCTTTTTATGACAGCATCATAACTTCTTCCTTCATGTTaacattttatttgaacaaaCACCAGTACATTAACGTAACTGATCTCCACCATAGATATATCGGTGATCATGCAGGTGTAAATGGAGCTAGGTCGGTAGGTGTAAGTCTGTAGTTATGCTGGAACAAGAACAGATAGCAGTTTGTAGCTATAAAGCTAGGTGATAGAGTTTCCTGGTGTTTGCATTCAGAATATGAGGTCAATTACaaccgtttggattcagagatgagttgaggtgagttaaaatagttttagatgagtaaaataaaatatgattatttattgttaaaatattatttttaatattattattattttaagatttaaaaaagttaaattatttattatattttgtatgcaaatttggaaaattagttgaaatgatgagatgaaatgagttgagataagttttgAATCAAAACAGAAAGTTAATTAAAAGAGTTGGATTAGGTTCCCTAAAATTCTTGTCAAAATTGTATGGCCTAAACTAAGGAATCACTATTTGCAGAAATtgttgagattgagaaaaatgcAAACAGAGAGAAAACTTTGAGATAAACTTTGAGGTTAGagtttctttataaaaattgaatacaCTACAAGAATGCTGGGCTTTTGCCATGAATTCTTTTCCCAATACACACGGTGGTGGCAAATAATTGCCGAATCACACGAAAGCCGTTCATGGAAAATGAAACAAGCGTTTTCCCACAAAATTTAGTCCGCAAGTAAAATTATGtgggaaaaaaatgtttttacgGCGAAACAGGGTTTATTGTGGCGAATTTTGTTCGCCAGAAATAGTCTGGGAAAATACTTGATCCGTTCGTGGGTAATAATTTTGTTACGACGAAGTTATTGACTTCTTGCGGCGACCATTTGTCGCCTCAATTAAACGAAAGATGAACACGCGGGCATATTAGTTAATACGCCCGCGTTTTccctctttccctttcttcccccaattcccccaccccaccccaccccaccccaccccccgTCGCTCtcgtctctctttctccctaCGATTTCGACCCGTAACATCACGGCCTGTCTCTCGCAACTACTACGACCCTCTACCCCCTGCAGCGAGACCACACGCAGTCATCTAGAGCCAATCCCCCCACCCATCGCGACCTGACCCAGTTTGCTGCCCTTCCCCAACCACCTCCTCCTGTCGCAGTCCAGTGGACGCACTAGGTCGACACGGtgagcctctctctcttctcccttcccCTTCTCTCTGTGTAATTTGTAGATTTTCCTGATTGTGTAATTTGTTAATATGTGTAATGTGAATCTGTGAAATTTGTGTTGATTCTACCCGGTAATGTGTAAtatgtgaaatttgtgaatctgtgtatatgattgtgtaacaTATTGTGTAATTTGCGATTATATGGTTGTGTAAAATCTGTCTATGAAGAGGATGATATGTGGTTGTGTAAAACATATTCACATAAATTTCGAAGAAATTTATGATGCCTTTGTTCTGATTGAAAGCTTATATATGAGGGACCTCACccaatctcatattattttctgTTGGTGGTATGCTCTGTTTCTACACGTTTCCACTAAAGACAGATCCTTAAACCATTTTGCATCATTATTACTTCCTTTATTTCAGTAGCTTTTGACATCTGCTCCAACATATCTGTATCTACTGAACTACTCTTTGAATTCTAATCTATTTACTTCATTGTCCTCTTGCAAGTCTTCACCAACTTAGTTCAACATTCTGCCCTAAGCCACACAACATAAGCAGGACACCTCCCTTGCCTTAGACCCCTacaatcctatatatatataaatttttgtttattgaagaATTCAACATTATTTTGTATGGTATCTTCTGAATGTTCTTGTGccagaatttttcttttatgttgcaTTTGAATTAATTAGCCTATGTGAAGCCCAAATCTTTGAGGTCTTTATTTCTACGTCCGTGTCGAGTAGACTATATTTTAGGTACCAGATGGTATATTCCCTTGGGAGTGTAATTTGCCAGTTCTGGTCCTTGCAAGGTGGTTTGGACTGCTTTTATTAAGTTGTGTTATGTGAGAATTTTATGATGTGAAGAAGATGCTTACATAGTAAGATAATGTGTACGAGGATGGTGagacttatatttataaaactcttaTGCTTTAAGGTTCCAAGAGAGGCCTGCcctttatttacttaattcagtTGAATTTGGCTATGCCTAATTCACTGGTGGGTTTTGTTGCCTATTTGGAAAGGAGCTTATTAAGTTGCTACTTCAGATTTACAAATTTTGTACTCTAGCCTCTCTAATAAAGAGAGGTTATGAAGGCAGTCAAGTGGGATTGAACCTGCCATTTGGGATTGTTATAAATCATGAgtagttttttttgttcacGGTAAAGAAATTAAGTGATATGTCCACAAAATGCAAAATATTGAACCCAGGGATTCTCTTATATAAGattgtgtttattttggctAATACATGGGTCACAAGATTCCTTTTTTAAGCTTTCTTACCCTTTTTTGTGAACTTCTTTTCCATGTCTTTGTTAATTAATTCAAGTACTTGCTAATATGTTCAAAAGAGAGAGCACaatctgaatttcctccaataatttatttgtttctttctttatctTATGGTTATATATGGTGTTCATGTCCCATGCATAGAAAGAAGAAGTGTTCAAAAATTAATACTTGAACAATTAAATCTTTAAATGGCCTATATATCCTTTATTGCTCTATTAGGAAaactaaatttgaataataattagtaatCAAGTTAAGTGTGGTAACTtttgttgtataatttattttatttaggcaTTAAATAggatatattaatatgtaatttattattttaacttaatgatatattatttaatttttctttcatgataACATAAATGAATGGATAATGTGGTTTTATAATAGTAGttgtcatttaataataatatagtgggATAGTTGATGATATGATTCCATGTGAACAAAATTTCATTCTTTGAAGTTATATGGAGTGGATATTTTCCATTAGGAGCAAAGCTCTATTCTTTTGAAATAAGACATTGTATATAGTTTTCTCGAActggttttaatattattattactcaagtcaaacattataaagattttctttgcatatttttatggTCTATTTGGCACCTTGCATTTGGGTTTAAGAGATCTAGGATATACTCCAACCATGCTGTTTTTTGAACGAAGAGTTGAGATGGTGTCCTTTGGTGTTGAGATAGTCTCTTTTGGGGTATGGAACACAAAACCTATTTATGATTTCGTAGAAGTTTGGATCATCATACATGCATTTAGGATTGTTTTTGTCGCAATAAGTTGTTTGTTTAGTTTATGCTAGTCCCATCACACTACTACAATCTTGCTAGCTAATATGATGTTGTAAATAGAATGAAGTGTGTTTAATCGCATTAAACTATCGAATGTCCAGAGCTTGATTATAATATgttcttaaactttttttttcccaccagTACTAATAACACTACTTTTGGAGCACGGAATTACATATCAAATACCTCTATTCAAACATGGAAGTCTCATTTACATGGACATGTCTATTTAGTATTACTTGTCAAATAAAATACTTGCTTAAGCAGCTATTAATTTGGATAGCTGCCTCAAAATCTACTTGGCGCACATGGACTGAAAAATGGGGAAGGCCAAAACACGGAAATCACTCACCAATTTAACAGTGCATCACACAAGAATTCACGGTCCAAATTGGCATACGTGCCAATTTTTAAACTTCCTTGTTCACCTCTATCTAACCACACCCCACAATTTGATTTTTACACCTATTTTAgagttgaatatttttgaatcttTGACTTATCTACATATATGTGGGTTATGTAATCACAATAACTCCACTATAACAAATACTGCTTAATTCCTTCAAATACCATGTTAGCCACCAATTCTATCATAGCTATAAGCATGATAATAATACACAAAACTATGCATATTTCCTTCCGAGTTATTGAGATACAAAGCTGGTCTCTGGGGTATGGAAAgactaatattattaattttctcttCGAAGGTCATTGCATAGTGTGCCAAACCTATCCTAATTAGCATTGAACAGTAGCTGGGCAGTTGCATATGATGGATAAGTCTTGGATGCTTATTGAAGACAGATTGCATTCCACTGAGTATGATGAAGGTGTTAGGCAATTCTTAGCCATGGCACAAGTTCATGCAGTGACAACTGATCAAATTAGGTGTCCATGTAGGAGATGCCGGAATAGAGCTTTTCACTCTATTCGTATTGTGGAagatcatttgtttttaaaagggATTGATCCAACCTATACGGAATGGATTTTCCATGGAGAAGAGGATCCGATCCTAAATTCTACATTCTctgatgaagaatttgatgatGCATCTTCTTATAATCACTACATTGATGATGTCGACGAGATGTTAAATGACATTCGTCATGGGTCGTTTATGGATGAGGAAGGTAGCAATGAAGGAAATGCAAATGATAATTATCAACCCTCCACCTCAAATGCTCCAACCAACTATAATTTCGACGAGTTGGTTGCTGACGCACGACAACCACTTTATCCTGGATGTGCTAAGTTCTCGAAGCTATCATTCATCGTCAAGCTACTTCACATCAAGAGCATAGGTGGTTGGACAGTGAAGTCCTTTGACATGGTGATCAAGCTTTTGCATGATGCATTTCCCGACGCTCTATTTCCAGATTCATATAACGATGCTCGTAGCTTAGAGCGTGGCTTGGGCTTTAATTATGAAAAGATACACGTGTGCCCAAATGACTGTGTgttgttttggaaggaaaatgcatcGTATAATGAATGCCCTAAATGTAAAGCATCTAGGTGGATTGCAAGCACAAGTGAGCAGTGGATGATACCACAAAAGGTTCTTCGATACTTCCCCTTGAAGCCACGCTTGCAGAGGCTGTTCATGTCAACGAACACAGCCCAAGCCATGAGATGGCATAAAGATGCACGTGTTGACGATCCAACATGCATGCGACATCCAGCAGATTCAAGGGTATGGAAAGACTTCAACAACAAACATGTTGCCTTTTCCCATGATCCTCGCAATGTTAGACTTGGGTTGGCGAGTGATGGGTTTAACCCCTTCAATAATATGAGTAGGCCGTACAGTATTTGGCCGGTACTACTTGTGCCCTACAACTTGCCCCcttggttatgcatgaaagatccataCACCATGTTGTCGTTGCTAATCCCTGGCCCTAAGTCACCAGGGAATGATATTGATGTGTTCTTGCGTCCTCTTGTTGATGAGTTGAAGGAATTATGGGAAGATGGTATTCGGACGTTTGATGCGTACAGTAGACAAATGTTTAGCTTGCATGCAGCACTACTTTGGACTATCAATGACTTTCCCGCATACGCCAATCTTTCTGGGTGGAGCACGAAGGGCAAGTTGGCTTGTCCTTCATGTAGATCTGACACAAATTCACAGTGGTTGGTATATGGGCGAAAGCACTGCTATATGGGGCATCGACGGTGGTTGCCACCAAATCACAGTTGGAGACGGAAAAAGAACTCTTTTAACGGGTGCGAAGAGCATGGACTCCAACCATCAAGGGTCGAGGGAGAGGATTTGCTAGAACAATTACGTGAAGTTGCACATTTCCAGTTTGGCAAATCTACTTCGAAGAGGAAACGAACGCCGAATCAACTAAATTGGACCAAAAAATCTATCTTCTTTGAGCTACCCTACTggttagatttgggcttgagaCATAACCTTGATgtcatgcatattgagaaaaacataTGCGATAGCGTGTTGGGAACATTGCtgaatattgaaggaaaaactaaGGACTCCGCCAATGCCCGTCGTGATTTGGCAAACCTTGGAATAAGGAAAGAATTGCATTTACAACATAATGGGGACCATATGACTATGAGTCTTGGTTGTTACATGTTAAACTTAAATGAGCGAAAGATTTTCTGTGATTGGTTATCAAAAGTGAAATTTCCTGATGGTTTTGCATCGAACATTGCCCGTTGTGTGAATGCTACTGAAGGGAAGATCAGTGGAATGAAAAGCCATGACTGTCATGTCTTCGTGCAAGCACTGTTGCCGGTTGTGATTGGTGGGTTCTTACGGTCTGATGTGCGTCAAGCCTTAATAGATTGAAGCTCGTTCTTTAAAGAATTATGTTCTCGAACTTTGAAATTATCAGTGTTAACATGTCTTCAAGCTAATATTCCCATCATTCTCTGCAAACTAGAAATGATA
It contains:
- the LOC121235343 gene encoding uncharacterized protein LOC121235343; protein product: MDKSWMLIEDRLHSTEYDEGVRQFLAMAQVHAVTTDQIRCPCRRCRNRAFHSIRIVEDHLFLKGIDPTYTEWIFHGEEDPILNSTFSDEEFDDASSYNHYIDDVDEMLNDIRHGSFMDEEGSNEGNANDNYQPSTSNAPTNYNFDELVADARQPLYPGCAKFSKLSFIVKLLHIKSIGGWTVKSFDMVIKLLHDAFPDALFPDSYNDARSLERGLGFNYEKIHVCPNDCVLFWKENASYNECPKCKASRWIASTSEQWMIPQKVLRYFPLKPRLQRLFMSTNTAQAMRWHKDARVDDPTCMRHPADSRVWKDFNNKHVAFSHDPRNVRLGLASDGFNPFNNMSRPYSIWPVLLVPYNLPPWLCMKDPYTMLSLLIPGPKSPGNDIDVFLRPLVDELKELWEDGIRTFDAYSRQMFSLHAALLWTINDFPAYANLSGWSTKGKLACPSCRSDTNSQWLVYGRKHCYMGHRRWLPPNHSWRRKKNSFNGCEEHGLQPSRVEGEDLLEQLREVAHFQFGKSTSKRKRTPNQLNWTKKSIFFELPYWLDLGLRHNLDVMHIEKNICDSVLGTLLNIEGKTKDSANARRDLANLGIRKELHLQHNGDHMTMSLGCYMLNLNERKIFCDWLSKVKFPDGFASNIARCVNATEGKISGMKSHDCHVFVQALLPVVIGGFLRSDVRQALID